In Janthinobacterium rivuli, a single genomic region encodes these proteins:
- a CDS encoding YdcF family protein: MRKITVLGSSAVGLFLLATAALVLDGLNDKPAPADVIVVPGNTILPDGTPSPRLQARLDATLKQFQEHRAPHILVSGATGKEGFDEAAAMARYLQSRGVPASAILEDNQGWTTDATARNTALLMRQHGWQTAMVATQYFHVPRFRLALERAGISVSGQVHAPYFELRDLYSVPRETVGYAVYFMRH; encoded by the coding sequence ATGCGAAAAATAACTGTGCTCGGTTCAAGCGCTGTTGGCTTGTTCCTGCTGGCCACGGCCGCGCTGGTGCTCGATGGACTCAACGACAAGCCGGCCCCCGCCGACGTGATCGTCGTGCCCGGCAATACGATCCTGCCCGACGGCACGCCCAGCCCCCGCCTGCAGGCGCGGCTCGACGCGACGCTCAAGCAGTTCCAGGAACACAGGGCGCCGCATATCCTCGTCAGCGGGGCAACGGGCAAGGAAGGTTTTGACGAGGCCGCGGCTATGGCCCGCTACCTGCAATCGCGCGGCGTGCCAGCCAGCGCCATCCTTGAGGATAATCAAGGATGGACGACGGACGCCACGGCCCGCAACACGGCGCTTCTCATGCGCCAGCACGGCTGGCAGACAGCCATGGTCGCCACGCAATATTTTCATGTACCGCGCTTCCGGCTGGCTTTGGAGCGGGCCGGCATCAGCGTCAGCGGCCAGGTGCACGCGCCCTACTTCGAGCTGCGCGACCTGTATTCCGTGCCGCGCGAAACGGTAGGTTACGCCGTGTATTTCATGCGCCATTGA
- the glpK gene encoding glycerol kinase GlpK, whose translation MTKYILALDQGTTSSRAILFDHAGRPHASAQREFRQIFPQPGWVEHDANEIWASQEGVLHQVLRDSGVAASDVAAIGVTNQRETTVLWDRATGEPVANAIVWQDRRNAAYCEQLVEQGKADLIQQKTGLVLDAYFSATKLKWLLDNVAGARARAERGELAFGTVDSWLIYKMSGAHLTDTSNAARTMLFNIHTLQWDTDLLALLGIPASLLPDVVPSSGVAAHTHAALLGVSVPIAGIAGDQQAATFGQACLKPGMAKNTYGTGCFMLMNVGKRPLPSKNRLLTTVGWSLGAGSDKTDYLLEGSAFIAGAAVQWMRDGIGIIRDSSEVEALATSVPDSGGLVFVPAFAGLGAPYWDPYARGTLIGITRGTGKAHIARAALEGVAYQNVDVLSAMQDDAGIALSELRVDGGAARNDMLMQFQADILNVPVVRPVVTETTALGAAYLAGLAVGFWESQEEIAAQWQVGRRFEPAMAADERLSRLHKWQRAVERSRDWSE comes from the coding sequence ATGACCAAATACATACTTGCTTTAGATCAGGGCACCACCAGTTCGCGCGCCATCCTGTTCGACCATGCGGGCCGGCCGCACGCCAGCGCGCAGCGCGAGTTCCGCCAGATTTTCCCCCAGCCGGGCTGGGTCGAGCATGACGCGAACGAAATCTGGGCCTCGCAAGAGGGCGTGCTGCACCAGGTATTGCGCGACAGCGGCGTGGCGGCAAGCGATGTGGCCGCCATCGGCGTGACCAATCAGCGCGAAACGACGGTGCTGTGGGACCGCGCCACGGGCGAACCCGTCGCCAACGCCATCGTCTGGCAAGACCGCAGAAATGCCGCCTATTGCGAGCAACTGGTCGAGCAGGGCAAGGCGGACTTGATCCAGCAAAAGACGGGTCTCGTACTGGACGCCTATTTTTCCGCCACCAAACTCAAATGGCTGCTCGACAACGTGGCCGGCGCCCGCGCGCGCGCCGAACGGGGAGAGCTGGCCTTCGGCACCGTCGACAGCTGGCTGATCTACAAGATGAGCGGCGCCCACTTGACGGACACGAGCAACGCGGCGCGCACCATGCTGTTCAACATTCATACCTTGCAGTGGGACACGGACTTGCTGGCGCTGCTCGGCATCCCCGCCTCCCTGCTGCCCGATGTCGTGCCATCGAGCGGTGTGGCCGCGCACACGCACGCTGCATTGCTGGGCGTGTCCGTGCCGATCGCTGGCATCGCGGGCGACCAGCAGGCCGCCACCTTCGGCCAGGCGTGCCTGAAACCGGGCATGGCCAAGAATACGTACGGCACGGGCTGCTTCATGCTGATGAACGTGGGCAAGCGCCCATTGCCATCGAAAAACCGGCTGCTGACGACGGTGGGCTGGAGCCTGGGTGCCGGCAGCGACAAGACCGATTATTTGCTCGAAGGCAGCGCCTTTATCGCCGGCGCGGCCGTGCAGTGGATGCGCGACGGCATCGGCATCATCCGCGACTCGTCCGAAGTGGAAGCGCTGGCCACCAGCGTGCCCGATTCGGGCGGCCTGGTCTTCGTGCCCGCGTTCGCGGGCCTCGGTGCGCCGTACTGGGACCCATATGCGCGCGGCACCCTGATCGGCATCACGCGCGGCACGGGCAAGGCCCATATCGCGCGCGCGGCATTGGAAGGCGTGGCCTACCAGAACGTGGACGTCCTGTCCGCCATGCAGGACGACGCGGGCATTGCGCTATCCGAATTGCGCGTCGATGGCGGCGCGGCCCGCAACGACATGTTGATGCAGTTCCAGGCCGACATATTAAATGTGCCCGTGGTGCGTCCCGTGGTGACGGAAACGACAGCCTTGGGCGCCGCCTACCTGGCGGGCCTGGCCGTGGGTTTCTGGGAATCGCAGGAAGAAATCGCCGCCCAGTGGCAGGTGGGACGCCGTTTCGAACCGGCCATGGCGGCCGACGAACGCTTGAGCCGGCTGCACAAATGGCAGCGGGCAGTGGAGCGCTCGCGCGACTGGAGCGAGTGA
- a CDS encoding ABC transporter substrate-binding protein: MKLKFTVFAAAAMLVSNAALADAKQAQTWIDKEFQPSSLSKQQQLAEMKWFIDAAAKLKAKGIKEISVVSETIDTHVYESKTLAKAFEEITGIKVRHDIIQEGDVVEKLQTSMQSGKSIYDGWISDSDLIGTHYRYGAVEPLSDYMAAKGKEFTNPGLDLKDFIGISFTTAPDGKVYQLPDQQFANLYWFRADWFARKDLQAKFKAKYGYELGVPQNWSAYEDIADFFTNDVKELDGKKVYGHMDYGKKDPSLGWRFTDAWLSMAGAADKGIPNGMPVDEWGIKVAADKCTPVGASMSRGGATNSPAAVFALTKYIDWMKKYAPPQANGMNFSESGPVPAQGEIAQQIFWYTAFTAGMTKPGLPVVNKDGTPKWRMAPSPHGPYWKEGMQNGYQDVGSWFLFKSTPDDRKAAAWLYAQFVTSKTVSLKKSIVGLTFIRDSDIRHDYFTKHANEYGGLIEFYRSPARVAWTPTGNNVPDYPKLAQLWWKNVATAITAEKTPQAAMDNLAEEMDQVMARLQRAGMKACAPKLNPKVDPNQYLSDQHAPWKKLANEKPKGETIAYDKLLQAWKEGKVR; this comes from the coding sequence ATGAAATTGAAGTTCACGGTCTTCGCGGCTGCGGCCATGCTCGTGTCGAATGCGGCCCTGGCCGACGCCAAGCAGGCGCAAACCTGGATCGACAAGGAATTCCAGCCATCCAGCCTGAGCAAGCAGCAACAGCTTGCTGAAATGAAATGGTTCATCGATGCGGCGGCCAAGCTGAAAGCCAAGGGCATCAAGGAAATTTCCGTGGTCTCGGAAACCATCGACACCCACGTCTACGAATCGAAGACCCTGGCCAAGGCCTTCGAGGAAATCACGGGCATCAAGGTGCGCCACGACATCATCCAGGAAGGCGACGTGGTGGAAAAGCTGCAGACCTCGATGCAGTCCGGCAAGAGCATCTATGACGGCTGGATTTCCGATTCCGATTTGATCGGCACGCATTACCGCTATGGCGCCGTCGAGCCGCTGTCCGACTACATGGCCGCCAAGGGCAAGGAATTTACCAATCCCGGCCTGGACCTGAAAGATTTCATCGGCATCAGCTTTACCACGGCGCCGGACGGCAAGGTGTATCAGCTGCCCGACCAGCAATTCGCCAACCTGTACTGGTTCCGCGCCGACTGGTTCGCGCGCAAGGATTTGCAAGCCAAGTTCAAGGCCAAGTATGGCTACGAGCTGGGCGTGCCGCAGAACTGGTCCGCCTATGAAGACATCGCCGACTTTTTTACCAATGACGTGAAGGAACTGGACGGCAAGAAAGTCTATGGCCACATGGATTACGGCAAGAAAGATCCATCGCTGGGCTGGCGCTTCACGGATGCGTGGCTGTCGATGGCTGGCGCGGCCGACAAGGGTATTCCGAACGGCATGCCTGTCGACGAATGGGGCATCAAGGTCGCGGCCGACAAGTGCACGCCCGTGGGCGCCTCGATGTCGCGTGGCGGCGCCACCAATTCGCCGGCGGCCGTCTTTGCGCTGACGAAATATATCGACTGGATGAAGAAATACGCGCCGCCGCAGGCGAACGGCATGAATTTCTCGGAATCGGGCCCCGTGCCGGCGCAGGGCGAAATCGCCCAGCAAATCTTCTGGTACACGGCATTTACGGCCGGCATGACGAAACCAGGCTTGCCAGTGGTGAACAAGGATGGCACGCCAAAATGGCGTATGGCGCCGTCGCCGCACGGTCCGTACTGGAAAGAGGGCATGCAGAACGGCTACCAGGACGTCGGTTCCTGGTTCCTGTTCAAGTCCACGCCGGACGACCGCAAGGCGGCCGCCTGGCTGTACGCGCAATTCGTTACGTCGAAAACCGTGTCGCTGAAGAAATCGATCGTCGGCCTGACCTTCATCCGCGATTCCGACATCCGCCACGATTATTTTACGAAGCACGCGAACGAATACGGCGGCTTGATCGAGTTCTACCGTAGCCCGGCCCGCGTGGCGTGGACGCCGACGGGCAACAACGTGCCCGACTATCCGAAGCTGGCGCAGCTGTGGTGGAAAAACGTGGCCACGGCCATCACGGCGGAAAAAACGCCGCAAGCCGCCATGGATAACCTGGCCGAGGAAATGGACCAGGTCATGGCGCGCTTGCAGCGGGCCGGCATGAAGGCCTGCGCACCCAAGCTCAATCCGAAAGTTGATCCGAACCAGTATCTGTCGGACCAGCACGCTCCATGGAAAAAGCTGGCGAATGAAAAACCGAAGGGTGAAACGATTGCCTACGACAAGCTGCTGCAAGCCTGGAAAGAAGGCAAGGTAAGGTAA